One region of Culex pipiens pallens isolate TS chromosome 2, TS_CPP_V2, whole genome shotgun sequence genomic DNA includes:
- the LOC120415139 gene encoding zinc metalloproteinase nas-14-like isoform X1 → MLLEPLAICLMVSMAFAEPIKKYNYECETRTGNFEGDMLLQQRQLDTIRTGRQPVVTEVDRWINNVVPYVLDSEYLTNYHGQQVRQAMTQIEQVSSVRFVPKQHDVVDYLVISGEPTGGCWATLGRNRGLNRMNLATGECFSEGTIVHQLLHVLGFGHATNALDRDFHVDIDWDQVRPEHYEGLAIYPGVAMPDFGVPFDEDSIMNFGTTHFGRNGSVTIRVKHGAQSFGQRDKMSVKDIMKLNKMYPCGWC, encoded by the exons ATGTTACTTGAACCTCTAGCAATTTGTCTGATGGTTTCGATGGCGTTTGCTGAACCAATTAAGAAAT ATAATTACGAATGTGAAACGCGCACGGGTAACTTTGAAGGAGACATGCTGCTGCAACAGCGCCAGCTGGACACGATCCGTACCGGAAGACAACCCGTGGTCACCGAAGTGGACAGATGGATCAACAATGTGGTCCCGTACGTGCTCGATTCGGAATATTTAA CAAACTACCATGGACAGCAAGTTCGCCAAGCCATGACCCAAATAGAGCAGGTCAGCTCGGTTCGGTTTGTGCCCAAGCAGCACGATGTCGTAGACTACCTGGTCATATCCGGTGAACCAACGGGAGGATGCTGGGCCACGCTGGGACGGAATCGGGGACTCAACCGGATGAATCTGGCAACGGGCGAGTGCTTCTCCGAGGGAACCATCGTGCACCAGCTGTTGCATGTTTTGGGCTTTGGCCATGCTACGAACGCGCTGGATCGTGATTTTCACGTGGATATCGATTGGGATCAAGTGCGGCCCGAACATTATGAGGGTTTGGCGATCTACCCGGGGGTGGCCATGCCGGACTTTGGAGTTCCGTTCGACGAGGACAGCATCATGAACTTTGGGACGACGCACTTCGGTAGAAATGGTTCGGTTACCATCAGGGTTAAG CACGGTGCCCAATCGTTTGGCCAAAGAGATAAGATGAGCGTGAAGGACATCATGAAACTAAATAAAATGTATCCTTGTGGATGGTGTTGA